One Myxococcus stipitatus DNA segment encodes these proteins:
- a CDS encoding glycosyltransferase has protein sequence MEAPSVTVVIPAYNEGQRLPRFVERLVQVGLTVSTPAVEFVVVDDGSAPEHSSAQRACVESARARLAEAGSVHTFTYVAAERNGGKGSAIRLGWSRAAPQSEWLAFLDADGAINAEELFRLVKLSSAPESRSVDVLAGSRILMAGRRVVRSLARHLQGRIFATLTDLTFDLRFYDTQCGVKFIRAALLRPLLGVLNEQRWLLDVELLALLKRQGARCQEVPIDWEDFGGSKVIPGLDAARMFWGLLQLRRRLDRLALPSPSPR, from the coding sequence GTGGAAGCCCCGTCCGTCACCGTCGTCATCCCCGCGTACAACGAAGGCCAGCGACTGCCTCGCTTCGTCGAGCGGCTCGTCCAGGTCGGGCTGACGGTGTCCACCCCGGCGGTGGAGTTCGTGGTCGTCGATGACGGCAGCGCGCCGGAGCACTCCTCGGCCCAGCGCGCCTGCGTGGAGAGCGCCCGCGCGCGCCTCGCCGAGGCGGGTTCGGTCCACACGTTCACGTACGTGGCCGCCGAGCGCAATGGAGGCAAGGGCTCCGCCATCCGCCTCGGGTGGAGCCGAGCCGCCCCGCAGTCCGAGTGGCTCGCCTTCCTCGACGCGGACGGCGCCATCAACGCGGAGGAGCTGTTCCGACTCGTGAAGTTGTCGTCGGCGCCGGAGAGCCGGTCGGTCGACGTGCTCGCCGGCTCGCGCATCCTCATGGCCGGTCGCCGCGTGGTGCGCAGCCTGGCCCGCCATCTCCAGGGGCGCATCTTCGCCACGCTGACCGACCTGACCTTCGACCTGAGGTTCTACGACACGCAGTGCGGCGTGAAGTTCATCCGCGCCGCCCTGCTCCGCCCGCTGCTGGGGGTGCTGAACGAGCAACGCTGGCTGCTCGACGTGGAGCTGCTCGCCCTGCTCAAGCGCCAGGGCGCCCGCTGCCAGGAGGTCCCCATCGACTGGGAGGACTTCGGCGGCTCGAAGGTCATCCCCGGACTGGACGCGGCCCGCATGTTCTGGGGCCTCCTCCAGTTGCGCCGCCGGCTGGACCGGCTGGCCCTGCCGTCGCCGTCGCCCCGTTGA
- a CDS encoding FAD-dependent oxidoreductase — MRALTDLPSAPGSTLQLGLPGFTFEDLYRPRGLRRLAKSFDAQLAEDDPSLFQAFDAYRQSGGTSVRGPEESDLLVRVARHVSRFVARLFRVEAEQERLAGGLKGELPLFDFKREFITRRVFKKGAPERPTLAEFPSLDARMRLLMSLGFPEAVATGDAERGLAESVLSLMELERLFSGNLPAGEQEKAEALRARWAALRASLLATQEGRDAFGSSLVTHGDDAAELQAVRALLSLADRWTYARALHPETKEQFHAWPTHRIPKPLVFDQLVQLQRPDAELPEATEGLAHHLRHRDGFKLTDRRGTPRDVMNEVDYCVLCHERSKDSCSKGFPAKDPVAEGHSYKKNPLGIPLTGCPLDERISEAHLLKREGDSLASLAVITLDNPMCPGTGHRICNDCMKACIFQKQEPVNIPLAETAALTDVLDLPWGFEIYGLLTRWNPLNVRRPYALPYVGRNVLVVGLGPAGYTLSHYLLNEGFGVTGMDGLKIEPFPDELVGKGGHALRPIRDWRALTRELDERVLEGFGGVSEYGITVRWDKNFLTLIHLTLARREGFRIHGGVRFGGTLTIDDAWALGFDHIAIAAGAGRPTIIGMKNNLIRGIRKASDFLMALQLSGAFKRDSLANLQVQLPAIVIGGGLTGIDTATELMAYYPVQVEKALQRHETLVATLGEEVVLARLDAEERVTYQTFLEHGRAVRAEREKARAEGRAPDFIKLVRGWGGVSLVYRRGLTESPAYRLNHEEVTKALEEGIRFIERMSPVEALPDAGGAVRALRFERMVTVDGKLKGSGQFFELPARTVCVAAGTSPNVTYEREYPGTFQLDEDGAYFQGHELVEGEGGLTLRKVEASEDLDAKVGFFTSYAKDGHFISFYGDNHPTYAGNVVKAMASAKDGYVEVARLYAKEVAALDLDDELAQARRDEARAAHFAKLDAAFNATVVAVNRLTPTIVEVVVKAPFAASHFQPGQFYRLQNFERNAPVVDGMRLTMEGLALTGAWVDKEQGLMGTIVLEMGSSSRLCSALTPGEPVVLMGPTGAPTEIGHNETVVLVGGGLGNAVLFSIARSLKAAGCRVVYFAGYRLKSDSFKQDEIEAGTDQIVWSVDSGDTIAPRRPQDSAFRGNVVQAMLAYAEGKLGVAPVISLSEVDRIIAIGSDRMMRAVAEARHGVLQPYLKPDHEAIGSINSPMQCMMKEICAQCLQRHVDPKTGKETWVFSCYNQDQRLDQVDFVNLNQRLRGNTVMEKVADLYLGQLLQKAPHLKRV; from the coding sequence ATGCGCGCCTTGACCGACCTGCCCTCAGCCCCCGGTTCCACCCTCCAGCTGGGCCTCCCGGGCTTCACCTTCGAGGACCTCTACCGCCCGCGCGGCCTGCGGCGGCTCGCGAAGAGCTTCGATGCGCAGCTGGCCGAGGACGACCCGTCGCTGTTCCAGGCGTTCGACGCGTACCGCCAGTCGGGCGGCACCAGCGTCCGCGGCCCCGAGGAGTCGGACCTGCTCGTCCGCGTGGCCCGTCACGTCTCGCGGTTCGTGGCCCGCCTGTTCCGCGTCGAGGCGGAGCAGGAGCGGCTGGCCGGCGGCCTGAAGGGCGAGCTGCCCCTGTTCGACTTCAAGCGCGAGTTCATCACCCGCCGCGTCTTCAAGAAGGGCGCCCCGGAGCGGCCCACCCTGGCCGAGTTCCCGTCGCTGGACGCGCGCATGCGGCTGCTCATGTCGCTCGGCTTCCCGGAGGCGGTCGCCACCGGGGACGCGGAGCGCGGGCTGGCCGAGTCGGTGTTGTCCCTGATGGAGCTGGAGCGCCTGTTCTCCGGCAACCTGCCCGCCGGGGAGCAGGAGAAGGCGGAGGCCCTGCGCGCCCGGTGGGCGGCGCTGCGCGCCTCGCTGCTCGCCACGCAGGAGGGACGCGACGCGTTCGGCTCCAGCCTCGTCACGCACGGCGACGACGCGGCGGAGCTCCAGGCGGTGCGCGCGCTCCTGTCGCTGGCGGACCGCTGGACGTACGCGCGCGCGCTGCACCCAGAGACGAAGGAGCAGTTCCACGCCTGGCCCACGCACCGCATCCCCAAGCCGCTGGTGTTCGACCAGCTCGTCCAGCTCCAGCGCCCGGACGCGGAGCTGCCCGAGGCCACCGAGGGCCTGGCGCACCACCTGCGCCACCGCGACGGCTTCAAGCTCACCGACCGCCGGGGCACCCCGCGCGACGTGATGAACGAGGTGGACTACTGCGTCCTGTGCCACGAGCGGTCGAAGGACTCGTGCTCCAAGGGCTTCCCCGCCAAGGACCCGGTGGCCGAGGGCCACAGCTACAAGAAGAACCCCCTGGGCATCCCCCTCACCGGCTGCCCGCTCGACGAGCGCATCTCCGAGGCGCACCTGCTCAAGCGCGAGGGTGACTCGCTGGCCTCCCTGGCCGTCATCACCCTCGACAACCCCATGTGCCCCGGCACCGGCCACCGCATCTGCAACGACTGCATGAAGGCCTGCATCTTTCAGAAGCAGGAGCCGGTGAACATCCCGCTGGCGGAGACCGCCGCCCTCACGGACGTGCTGGACCTGCCCTGGGGCTTCGAGATCTACGGCCTGCTCACCCGCTGGAACCCGCTCAACGTCCGCCGCCCGTATGCCCTGCCCTACGTGGGCCGCAACGTGCTGGTGGTGGGCCTTGGCCCCGCCGGCTACACGCTGTCGCACTACCTGCTCAACGAGGGCTTCGGCGTCACCGGCATGGACGGGCTGAAGATCGAACCGTTCCCGGACGAGCTGGTGGGCAAGGGCGGCCACGCGCTGCGGCCCATCCGCGACTGGCGGGCGCTGACGCGCGAGCTGGACGAGCGCGTGCTCGAGGGCTTCGGCGGCGTGTCCGAGTACGGAATCACCGTGCGCTGGGACAAGAACTTCCTGACGCTCATCCACCTGACGCTCGCGCGCCGCGAGGGCTTCCGCATCCACGGCGGCGTGCGCTTCGGTGGCACGCTCACCATCGACGACGCGTGGGCGCTGGGCTTCGACCACATCGCCATCGCCGCCGGCGCGGGCCGCCCCACCATCATCGGGATGAAGAACAACCTCATCCGGGGCATCCGCAAGGCGAGCGACTTCCTCATGGCGCTGCAGCTGTCGGGCGCGTTCAAGCGCGACTCGCTGGCCAACCTCCAGGTGCAGCTGCCCGCCATCGTCATCGGCGGTGGCCTCACCGGCATCGACACCGCCACGGAGCTGATGGCGTACTACCCGGTGCAGGTGGAGAAGGCGCTGCAGCGCCACGAGACGCTGGTGGCGACGCTGGGCGAGGAGGTCGTGCTCGCGCGGCTCGACGCCGAGGAGCGCGTCACCTACCAGACCTTCCTCGAGCACGGCCGCGCGGTGCGCGCCGAGCGCGAGAAGGCCCGGGCCGAGGGCCGCGCGCCCGACTTCATCAAGCTGGTGCGCGGCTGGGGCGGCGTCAGCCTCGTCTACCGCCGCGGCCTCACGGAATCCCCCGCCTACCGCCTCAACCACGAGGAGGTCACCAAGGCGCTGGAGGAAGGCATCCGCTTCATCGAGCGCATGAGCCCGGTGGAGGCGCTGCCGGACGCGGGCGGCGCGGTGCGCGCCCTGCGCTTCGAGCGCATGGTGACGGTGGACGGCAAGCTCAAGGGCAGCGGCCAGTTCTTCGAGCTGCCCGCGCGCACGGTGTGCGTGGCCGCGGGCACCTCGCCCAACGTCACCTACGAGCGCGAGTACCCGGGCACCTTCCAGCTGGACGAGGACGGCGCCTACTTCCAGGGCCACGAGCTGGTGGAGGGCGAGGGCGGCCTCACCCTCCGGAAGGTGGAGGCGAGCGAGGACCTGGACGCGAAGGTGGGCTTCTTCACGTCCTACGCGAAGGACGGGCACTTCATCTCCTTCTACGGCGACAACCACCCGACGTACGCGGGCAACGTGGTGAAGGCCATGGCCAGCGCGAAGGATGGCTACGTGGAGGTGGCGCGCCTGTACGCGAAGGAGGTGGCCGCGCTCGACCTCGACGACGAGCTGGCCCAGGCCCGGCGCGACGAGGCGCGCGCGGCGCACTTCGCGAAGCTGGACGCGGCCTTCAACGCCACCGTGGTCGCGGTCAACCGCCTGACGCCGACCATCGTCGAGGTGGTGGTGAAGGCGCCCTTCGCGGCGAGCCACTTCCAGCCCGGCCAGTTCTACCGGCTACAGAACTTCGAGCGCAACGCGCCCGTCGTCGATGGCATGCGCCTGACGATGGAGGGCCTGGCCCTCACCGGCGCGTGGGTGGACAAGGAGCAGGGGCTGATGGGCACCATCGTCCTGGAGATGGGCTCCTCGTCGCGCCTGTGCTCGGCGCTCACGCCCGGCGAGCCCGTCGTCCTCATGGGCCCCACGGGCGCGCCCACGGAGATCGGCCACAACGAGACGGTGGTGCTGGTGGGCGGCGGCCTGGGCAACGCGGTGCTCTTCTCCATCGCGCGCTCGCTCAAGGCCGCTGGCTGCCGCGTCGTCTACTTCGCCGGCTACCGGCTGAAGTCGGACTCGTTCAAGCAGGACGAAATCGAGGCCGGCACGGACCAGATCGTCTGGTCGGTGGACTCCGGGGACACCATCGCCCCGCGCCGGCCGCAGGACTCCGCCTTCCGGGGCAACGTGGTGCAGGCCATGCTGGCCTACGCCGAGGGCAAGCTGGGCGTCGCGCCCGTCATCTCCCTGTCGGAGGTGGACCGCATCATCGCCATCGGCTCGGACCGGATGATGCGCGCGGTGGCCGAGGCGCGCCACGGCGTGCTCCAGCCGTACCTGAAGCCGGACCACGAGGCCATCGGCTCCATCAACTCGCCGATGCAGTGCATGATGAAGGAGATCTGCGCCCAGTGCCTCCAGCGGCACGTGGACCCGAAGACGGGCAAGGAGACGTGGGTCTTCTCCTGCTACAACCAGGACCAGCGGCTGGACCAGGTGGACTTCGTCAACCTGAACCAGCGCCTGCGCGGCAACACGGTGATGGAGAAGGTCGCCGACCTGTACCTGGGACAGCTGCTCCAGAAGGCCCCGCACCTCAAGCGCGTCTGA